One region of Salvelinus sp. IW2-2015 linkage group LG1, ASM291031v2, whole genome shotgun sequence genomic DNA includes:
- the LOC111963417 gene encoding protein BTG2 — MNQAYSSRSEIGPEVTAAATFVSRLLRTRGFLSEHQLHDFRDCLQQSLSEHYQNHWFPDRPQKGSGYRCIRMNHEMDPIIGRAAGRIGLTSDQLFALLPRELTLWVDPFEVSYRIGEDGSICVLYEAESLAPAAAPSPDPTNNCKNQFLIGGRTSPPKNYLMTVSS; from the exons ATGAACCAAGCATACTCCTCTAGAAGTGAAATAGGGCCCGAAGTAACGGCCGCAGCAACCTTTGTTTCCAGGCTATTGAGAACAAGAGGCTTCCTGAGCGAACACCAACTCCATGATTTCAGAGATTGTCTTCAACAGTCATTATCAG AGCACTACCAGAACCACTGGTTCCCTGACAGACCACAGAAGGGCTCCGGCTACCGCTGCATCAGAATGAATCATGAAATGGACCCAATCATTGGCAGGGCTGCTGGTCGGATCGGACTTACTAGCGATCAGCTCTTTGCCCTCCTTCCCCGGGAGCTGACACTCTGGGTGGACCCTTTTGAGGTCTCTTACCGCATCGGGGAGGATGGCTCCATCTGTGTCCTCTATGAGGCAGAGTCCCTAGCGCCCGCAGCAGCCCCTAGCCCTGACCCCACAAACAACTGCAAGAATCAGTTTCTGATCGGTGGCCGCACTAGCCCGCCGAAGAACTACCTGATGACTGTCTCGAGCTAG